Genomic DNA from Salvia miltiorrhiza cultivar Shanhuang (shh) chromosome 1, IMPLAD_Smil_shh, whole genome shotgun sequence:
attagtgtaggggagactaattacataagtaattGTGGAATAAGGTGGCCCAATAGGTAAaatgtagtaattttaaaactAAGGGATGATAAATATGTCCAAAAAACAAAGTGTGAACttattttgtggacaaaaatttagagGTAAGTGTGAacttgtttcgtggacggagggagtagataattttatatataaatatatatatatatatatatatatatatatatataggggtaattgcctgtaaattcctaacgtttactcGAAATTGGTTTTCGCTTCCATTTTCTAAGGTCTTGCGTCTAATTACCTAACCTTTTTTTTTGTCTGATTTAGCACCCGTCGTCGGTTTTTCCCAAATTTTAAATGACGTGTCACCGGGAAATGACAGCGTGGCGCTGGATTTTGCACAGTTGGAAGCCGGAATGAAAAAAAGAAACGACGCCGTTTCTAATTAAAAGAAACAACGTCGTTTCGCCATGTAATAACACTCAGATTTCGAATTAAACCCTCATTTTTCGATTAGGACTATACCCATCCAGGGTTCTTCATGAAATCGATGGAATTGGAGAGATTCATGAGCGAATCAGTGTAGAAGAATAGTCCGCATGCTTGTAAAGGAGTTTTCGACCTAAAAAATAGGGATATTGATTCGTAGCAATGTCGTCTACTTCCTCTTCCTCAAATTCGAGCTTCAATCGCGGAGTTTCTCAGCAGGTTGTTTGTGTTCATGAAATTGCAGCTACAATGAACACCTCCCACACTGAAAAGAATCCTGAGAGGCGATTCTATTGTTGTAGTCGAACAAAGGTATGTTCTTTGCGAGTTTGTAGGTTTTGTTTTGGTTTTACAAGTGTTTAACTTTGTTGTTCTGTTTTTTCTAGGCTGAAAATTGTGGATTTTGGAGATGGAAGGATCCAGAGCTTAGTTCGTACTATAAGATGTGCATAAACAAGCTAATTCTTCAACGAGACAAAGTGTCCGAGGAGCTGAAATTATGCAAGTTTATGGGAGAGATGCAAGCTGAAAAATATGAAGATTTGATGACACTGTATGAAGTGAAATGTGCAGATGTAGAAGAAATGAAGATTGTGATGAAGGAGCAAGAGCTTGAAATTAGTAATCTGAAGTGGAAACTTAGGATTACCAAATTGTTGTTAGTCTTAATTTTTGGTGTTTTGGCAATGAACCACTTTCTGTGAGGTTTCATGTAAGATATGCAGTTTTAATGAATCAATTATTTTTGAATGCAATGGTTATTTTCGAATGAAATGCTACTTTTCTTACAAATTCACCATCAAACATGAATCAACAATATAACATATGTTAACTGTAAACCAAGAAACCAAATACCCAAAACAGCCATCCGTACTTTTGATTAACATCATAAACACACTAATAACATATGAAGTTCAAGTACATGTTTCTTCATTACAAAAGGAGTTACAAAAAGAAGATTAGATGTCATTCATTATTGTTGATCATTTGGTGCTTGTGCAGTTTTGCTCCTAGTTTGCACAACCCTCACGTCCCTTGAACTTGATGATGTATTGATGTACTAATTTCTTGTTGCCTCACTTATGTAAAGACCAAGCCCAGACCTTGTCGTGTTTCTCTCTCTGAAAAATACATCACTTCTTCCACCCCTTGCACTGCCTCTCCCTGATCTTCCACCCCCTCTGCCACTGCCTCTGCTGAATCTTCCCCTGGTAGATGAAGAGCTTGGCATGTCCTCCGCCCTTGTTTTAGAAGGCCTTCCAACTTTGTTCTACAATTTTACAAGAAATGTCTATGAGTAATTCATATATGAATTATAAATGTTGAAAGCAACAACTTGTTACCTTGGGAGGAGGTGGAATTTCTAGAGTAAGATTTTGGCAATTTCTTTTGTTGTGGCCTGCATTTCCACACCTTCTGCAGGTCATGACCATCCCTCCTCTAGACAGTTGATGCGGATTTCTGCCTTCCCTTTCAGTAGCTGACCTCAACCTCTTCTTTTTGGGCCTACCAGGCATCCTTCTTGCCTCTGGAGGTTTCACCTTGAAGCTTTCAACCACTGGCCACATGCTTTCACCTCTGCATGGCTCTAAGCCAACTTCATATGCCTTCAAATATGTGGCCACATGGTAGTATTCATGTACAACTTCGATTGGATCCCTCCCCATGTAATGCAGTGCACTCATGGCATGAATGCATGGTATACCCGTTAGGTCCCACTCTCTACATGTGCAAGTGGTCTTGTCTACATCAACAACAAACCTAACAAATAACATTTCAATAGTTAATAATTGCTGAATTCACTAGCTTCATATTCACTGTCAGGCTCATTATCTATCACTGGCTCATTTAACTGTTGCATCAACCTCTGCATTTCCTCTGCATTTGTTTCCCTATTCATTCTCCTAGCATTCAAGTATTCAGGATCATCATTGTCTAGGTCTTGATCACTTAGCCCATCCTCACTATCTTCATCCTCCACTCTACCCTCTTCAAGCCCCTGTCTCTCCTCTTCTGCCCTATGTCTCTCATTTTCTGCCATTTACCTACCCTCTTCTGCCCTATGTCTCTCCTTTTCTACCCTCTGCCTACCCTCTACTATCTCATTCTCTCCTTCTCAATATACTCTTATTCAACAGAATCCAATATGTCATCTAAGCTATCAACATCACTAACCATCCCTTCATCTTCATTGTGGACTGGATTTTCTAATTGTGTTAATTCCCCATCCCCAACCTGGGTTGGCTCAATTTCAGGCTCTATCATCACTGACTGTATTAAACTACCCTCAACAAAGTCATTGTTTACTTGCTCATTTCTTTCTCTTGGATCAGTAAACACTGCATTGTGTGTTACATCAATATTCCCTATGTTATTTTGCAATCTACCAGAGCCACTATCAATGTCCCCTTCCACATACACACTAACCACGGATATCCCATCATTCAAAAGATTCAACATTTGCTTAACTTCACTATCCCCTACAATCTTAACAAAGGTATTTGTTCTAGGATACCTAAAAAATAGGTTAGTCCATGACCCATATCCTACATACTTTACAGCACGACAAAGTTTGGCATAATCAAAGGTACTAGGTACCAAGTCGAAAAGCCCCAAGTAAAAACCCTTAGCATAAACCGGAAACCCCCCATAATCCTCAAAGTGACCTCCATGATGTATAAATAATGCAAATGTATCACTGCAAATAAAATAGACATGCAAATTTCATGAACACTTGTTCCAGTTCAACTACAAAAAAAGCGCAAACAAAATAGACTTACGGGTTCACTACTTCATCGTCAGCCATGCTTGAAGCTATCGCCGACCGAAGCTATGGAGAAATCAACAGCTCGCGCGCGTCTGATGGTGTTCTTCGAAGAACCCTAGACGGGAATATTGAGAAGAGATTTGGGGAAATTCGAATAATCAGGGCTTAATTAGAAATCTGAGTGTTAATGGATggaaaaacgacgtcgtttcttttAATTAGAAACGGCgtcatttctttttttcattctGGCTTTCCACTGTGCAAAATTAGGTGCCACGCTGTCATTTCCCGGTGACACGTCATTTAAAATTTGGGGAAAACCGACGACGAGTGCTAAATCAGACAAAAAAAGGTTAGATAATTAGACGCAAGATCTTCGAAAATGGGAGCAAAAACTAATTTCGAGTAAACGttatgaatttacaggcaattaccccatatatatatatatatatatatatatatatatataactaatagtttttaaatagttaaatatttctaaattctaaccaTATACTCTCATATTGATTGATTATAATAAATGATTTGTTAATTAGGATCTTAATTCGATTGTAATTATCAAATTGGTTAGGCATTTCGGATTGTTCAGATTTATTTggttttcagttttttttttcacatttcgaatttcttttaacatttcggatttttcggttcggatcgaattttatccaaaagtttttgaatttttagattCAGATTTTCGGATAATATGATTCAGATCGAATTTAATTTTAGgtaaattttggattttcggatcggatcggattagGCAAAAATTCGATTCGAAAttcgaatgctcacccctagtgaAAATATGTTGTAATTaatattggaagtggtgaaaaagtgaaaagtatgtggtggggtatagtccaaaaataagtaggaaattattttgtggacatcccaaaaagaaaaagtagaaagttctttcgtggacggagggagtatataaattaa
This window encodes:
- the LOC130993105 gene encoding uncharacterized protein LOC130993105, coding for MLFVRFVVDVDKTTCTCREWDLTGIPCIHAMSALHYMGRDPIEVVHEYYHVATYLKAYEVGLEPCRGESMWPVVESFKVKPPEARRMPGRPKKKRLRSATEREGRNPHQLSRGGMVMTCRRCGNAGHNKRNCQNLTLEIPPPPKNKVGRPSKTRAEDMPSSSSTRGRFSRGSGRGGGRSGRGSARGGRSDVFFRERNTTRSGLGLYISEATRN
- the LOC131006873 gene encoding uncharacterized protein LOC131006873, producing MSSTSSSSNSSFNRGVSQQVVCVHEIAATMNTSHTEKNPERRFYCCSRTKAENCGFWRWKDPELSSYYKMCINKLILQRDKVSEELKLCKFMGEMQAEKYEDLMTLYEVKCADVEEMKIVMKEQELEISNLKWKLRITKLLLVLIFGVLAMNHFL